The Sporosarcina sp. FSL W7-1349 genome includes the window AGATCAACTGGCAACCTTGAACGAGAAGATTTCGGAGCGAATCGAGGCAGCAGAACGCCTTCTGCAAAAACAGGTTCAGCCGGATCATTTATATGAACTGCTCAGAAGTGACTTTATGCGTTTGAAAAGGGAAGCGGACCGCTGGAAGTCGTGGGCGGAAACTTTGGACGAACAACAGGCGAAGATCCAAGAATGCGGGAATTTGATCAAGACGTATGAAAATCAAATTAGCTCTTTATTTTCAGAGGCCGGGGCCGCGACGGAAGAACAATTTTACGAAGCGCATAATGCCTATCAGGAGACCGACCTTCTCAAAAGGCAACTGGAGGATGTCCACGCTCAGATTAGCGTACAAGGTGAGATCGATGTCCCGCCATTTCGAACCGATACAGAGTGGGAAGAACAGGGCAGGATGATCAGGGAAAGACGGAAAGCTATTGCCGAAGAAGTGGAGCATCTCGTCGATGAAAAAGCAAAACTTGTGCATCGTACCGATCAGCTTCTGAATGATGAAACCTTGGGACAAAAACAGCAACTGCTCGAAATCAAACGTGCGGAGTTGGTCGTTCTGGCGAAAAAATGGTCCGAACGGAAAGCGGTGACCGAAGCGATTCGGCGGACGATGGACGAATTGAAGGAGCAGAAACTGCCAGCAGTGTTACGGATAGCAGCCGACCTTTTCCATCGATTGACGAACGGAAATTACAAATCGCTATATGTGACAGAAACTGGCCATTTTCAAGCGGTCGCAACGGATGGCAGCTATTTTCCGATAGCGGAATTGAGCCAAGCAACCAAGGAGCAGGCCTACATTGCGCTGCGATTTGCATTGGCGGACTCGATGCAGGATATCGCTCCGTTTCCGCTCATCCTAGATGATCCATTTGTCCACTTTGACGTCGAGCGGCAATCAAGTATGATAGCAGTAATGGAAGAAATGCAAGAGACGCATCAATTCATTTACTTCACCTGCCATGCAGATAGGATGGATAAATGGAAAGATGCGACCATTTTAAACGTTTCCGAATTAGGAAGCGGTAAGGGGGCAGTCGTCTTTTGAAAAAAATCATGGACTATAAAGTGGGCGAACCGGTGGATATTTATTTGCTCATTAAACAAGCGACCCGTGGAATTACACAACAGGGGAGCCCTTTCATGACACTGATTTTACAAGATAAAAGCGGAGATATCGAAGCGAAGCTATGGGATACGACCGATCAGCACGCAGCTACGTATACGGCCGCATCGATCGTGAAAGTCGGTGGGGAGATTCACGAATACCGAGGGAAAAACCAATTGCGCATCAAGAGCATCCGGCCTACGAAAGAGGATGAGGGCGTATCGATCTCGGATCTCGTGCCTTCCGCGTCGAAAACGAAAGAAGTGTTGTACGAGGAATTGATGCAATACTTTTTTGAAATGAAAAACCCGCATATCCAGCGGATTACCCGTCATTTATTGAAAAAACATCAAAGCCAGTTCATGACTTATCCGGCAGCGACTAAAAATCATCATGATTATGTCTCCGGACTTCTCGATCATGTCGTCTCGATGTTAAAACTGGGCAAGGCGATCGCCGATTTATATCCTTCCATCAATAAGGATCTCTTATATGCCGGCATCATTCTCCATGATATTGGGAAAGTGGTGGAGCTTTCCGGACCGGTCGGCACCCAGTACACCATTGAAGGGAATCTGCTGGGCCATATAACAATCATGGTCAATGAAATTTCGATTGCGGCGAATGAACTCGATATTTCCGGTGAGGAAGTGATGCTCCTGCAACATATGGTGCTGAGCCATCACGGAAAAGAGGAGTGGGGAAGTCCGAAGCGTCCGATGCTTAAGGAAGCGGAGATTCTTCATTATATCGATAATATCGATGCGAAAATGAACATGCTGGATCGCGCTTTGGGCAAAGCGGAGCCGGGCGAGTTCACCGAGCGGATTTTCCCGCTCGACAATCGATCATTTTACAAGCCGACATTTGAATGACAAGGAATTGCGAAGCCGTCCCGAATCACTGGGACGGCTTTTTCCTATGTAAAAGACAGACCCCGGTCCGGAGTCTGTCCAATTGGTATAACTTATTTTTTCTCTTCTTTCGTCTCTTCTGCTGGTGCTTCGTCTGTCGCGTCGCTGTTATCTTGGGTGAACATATCTAGAGCTGATTTCAAGTCTTTGTCTTCCACTTTGACGTCTGCGTCTTTCAGCAATTTGGAGATTTTATCGAAGGCTGCATTCTCATCCGCTTTCTCCAGCTTCATTTCTTTGCGGAGGTCTTCTTTCTCTTCTTTGGAATACTCTTTGGCATCCTCTACTTTTCTCTTCTCCGTCACTTGGATGATATGATAGCCGAAGTCAGATTTGACAGGTTCGCTAAGCTTGTTCACTTCTAGCGCATAGGCCCCATCCAGGAACGCACGATCCATCGGGCTTGCGTAACTGATCCAACCTAAGTCACCGCCTGTTTCTTTCGCTGCTTCTTCAATGGAGGATTCCTTTGCAGTGGCAGCAAAATCCGCGCCTTCATCCAATTTCTTTTTCACTTCCTGTGCAGTCTTTTCGTCCTCGACTACGATATGTTTTACTTTCAATTCCGTATTGTTCATTTCAATCCGTTGATTCAGTTCTTCATCGGTCACTTCGACATCCTCTGTCAATGCCGCTTCTTGAAGAGAGTTCAGTTTGATGATTTTCCTGACGCTTTCTTCACTTTGGCCTTGCTGAGCTAAATAAGCTTCAAAGTTTTCGCCAAGTTGATCTTTCATTTTATTAATTTCTTCGTCGACCACTTTGTCGGATACATCATATTTAGCATCAAGCACTTTTTCGAGAACGAGCAGTTGAAGGGTTTCCTTGCCCACACTGTCCTTCATTTCTTGATAGAGCTCTTCCTTTGTCACATTGCCCGCTTTGGACTTGGCGATGACTTCATCGTCGCTTGCTTTATTTCCGCTGCATGCCGATAGGGCAAGGACGGAAGCCGCCATTGTAAGTGCGATTGCCTTTTTTCTCATATCATTTTCTCTCCTAACTTTTATCTAATGAACTAAAGAAGCGAACACAACGAACCGTTACTTTCCGTTCCGGGCGGACGCTTTACACTTCAAGCAACTAGTGTTGCCGTGTCCAAATCTTTTGTTCATCCTATATAAATTCAGCAAAAATCTCTACTACCACAAGTGACGAGGTAGTCTTCAGTATTTACCAATTCAGCGAGTTGTCAAACGCTAGCTAAATTCAGACAATGCCTCAGACCTATAGGATACTAGTGCCGACAATGCCACAGGAATGGCGTTTGTGTGAGCCGGCGATGTCACGGATTTGAGGAAGTAGAGTCCAAGTACGCCGCAACTTGGAAGTGCCTTAATTTCTACAAAGATCGCAGAAATACGGCAAATCGAACACTACGCTGTTCAATTTGCCATTACGCCGTGGCGTAATTGTTAGGGAACAGTAGACACTATACCATAAAAACGCATTGAAAACAAAAAGGTTCCATCGGATGCAACTGCCTACGACAGCAGGAGCGGCCAGCATAGGATACATAGAGAGAGGGGGTGCTCCTATGAGCGGATATAACCAAGGGTCTTCTGGCTTCGCGTTAATTGTCGTGTTGTTCATCCTTCTCATTATTGTCGGCGCAGCCTACTTGTATTGATGCAAGATGCTAACTCGCCAATAACCGGGCAAGGTATCGAGTTATGGCCATCCCACTTATGCAGATAAGTGGAAGACGGGCCGATGATCCAGTCGGGATGAAAAAAGTCCATTCCCCAACAACGGGAATGGACTTTTCCAATTATTATGCCTTAAAAAACACTTCGACATAAAAAGATAAAATCAATATCGTCACTAAAATATTGACGGTTTTAAAAATCTTCGGTTGTTTCTCTTCGGGGATTTCCCGGGATTCACAAAGGGCATATGTCATTTTATTTATTTGGAACAGATAAAATAATGAAAACATCACCGTTGCTATTAAGATCAAGCCCCAAACCTCCTCTTCCATCTCCAAAACAATCATAGCGAAGTTCTGTCTGTGCCGCACACGAAGGAGCAGTCACAGAAGTCAAATCTATGTATGTCGAATTGATTCGTTTTCCGGTGCTTACATACTGGGGATTTCTGTCTCGCTCGTGTTCACTCCAAGTGTGTCGCATGCACAATCTGTTCATTCATCATATAGAAAAAGAAGTTATTTTTCAACAGGTGTGCCCGCTTCTACTGGTACGGATTCCTTTTCTTCCTGTTCCACTTCGAACGTATCCTCGATATTCCGGAAACCGCGTTCGAAAATTTCCATAAAATCTTCCCCATAAATGTTCTTGATGACGGACATAACTTCAAGGAATTCAGGAAATTTCCCGTATAGATTCTTGATCGGCATAGAGCCTTCAAGAACGCCATGGTTGGAAGTGTAATAATTCTTGTTCATTTCCAATAGCAGCTCTTTTCCTTCTTCCGTCACTGCGATATAAGTGTTCCGTCGGTCGTCATCTTTTTTATAGAACTGTAAATACCCCCGTTGCTCCAGTTTCTTGGAAAAGTTGAACGCGGTTGAAACATGCATGACTCCAAATTTAGCCACATCGGAAATCGTAGCCCCATCCAGGTGGAAGGCAATCCATAATATATGGTGTTCATTAATATTCAAGTCATAAGGTTTGATCCATGCCTGCCAATCCTTTTCCACCGCTTTCCAAAGTGCTTTGGACATTTGGGCGACCCGCTGGCTAAATATCATGGCTTCCATTTGCGGAAATGAACTCTGTGTCATTTGGACACCTACTTTCTCTTTTCTTAACTTGATTTTATTATAGCAGGAAAGCAAGAAAGAGAGAAGTTGGAATTGAGAAATAACTTTTGTCAGGATAGTAAAATTTATTTTTGACGTTGTATCGTCATAAATCGAGGGAACAAAACAAGGAGACCCTTTGGAAGCGGGTCCCCTAATATTATTTCTGTTGAGCGGCGATGGAGCGCTCGAGGTCTTCGATGGCTGCTTGGATGTCCGCGATTTCTTGTTCCATCCTCATTCTGTGAGGCGCGGCGGCTTGCTGCCAATCCGACACGACTTCTTTCATTTCCTCGATTGTTTCCGGGATGACTTCCTTCGCTTCTTTTTTCAAGTAAGTGATCGAGTCTTTCAGATTATCAAGCTTATCTTTAAGATCTGAAAACTTCTCTTTCATATCCGTCGAAGCGTTTCTGACGGAAGATCGCAGTTCGCTTCCCGATTGTGGTGTTGAGAATAAGACAGTAATGGCGGCCCCCACCGCACCGGTTGCCAATCCGATTAAAAATGTAGATGTTTTCATCGTTCCCGCGTCCCTTCTTTTCTAATAGTGAACGTCTTGTTTACCTCTTCTACTTTAATTAAAACATTTCCCTCTCTTCTGGGCAATTAAAAAAAGCTTTCCACCGGAAGGGGAAAGCTTTTGGATTCATAATTAATTGGTCACTGCCGTTTTCATGGATGTACGTTTCAGCAAAGTCGTTACAATCGGGTAGATGATAAAGAATGCTACACCGTTCATGGCAACCGCTGGAAGCACGACTGTCAGGAATAGGGCACTGAATGGAAGATCGACGCCTAAGATGAAGATGGCGATCGAAAGGAAAATCGTTCCGGATAAAATGGTACCAATACCGGCAAGAACAGTAGAGCCGATCAGATTATTTCTAATTGATTTGAATGCGACGATGATTGCGTAGATAACGAATGCCGTCACCAATTTATCGATTACGTTCGGTACGAACCCACCAGGGAAGCTTGAAAAGATTCCGGAAATGACGCCTGTCGTCCCACCAAGCAAAAATACATTACGTGCTTGCGGGAACAATAGGATTCCGATGAACATCATTGTCAACATGAAATCCGGTTTCATCCCACCGTTATATCCTGGGATTACTAAGTAAAGAGCGGCACCGACAGCAACTAGCAAAGCCATAAAAACTAAATTTTTTGTATTCACTTCTCATCTCTCCTCAACTCGACTCATATTTGGGCCTTCCTGCCGTATCCTCTTGATCGACAGCGAAAACTTATAATTATAGTACATCAATTTCAGACAATACGCAACTACTATATTTTTCATGAATAAAACGGCAAACGCATATTGTGTAGCAAACGACAAATGATGGACAAGGCATTTTCACATGTCTTTTGTTAAAATATATATTATGAAGGGATGATGAAAATGGCAATTCTTGAATTGAGCGATGTGACGGGCGGTTATACGAGAAAGCCCGTCTTGCATGACTTGAGTTTTGAAATCGAAAAAGGAGAACTCGTCGGCCTGATCGGATTGAATGGAGCGGGGAAAAGTACGACGATCAAACATATCATCGGATTGATGGACCCGCATAGCGGGGAAATCAAGGTCAATGGCGTGACGTTCCATGAAGATCCGGAAATGTACCGCAAATCATTCACCTATATTCCGGAGACTCCCATCTTATATGATGAATTGACATTACAGGAACATCTGGAGCTGACGGCCACGGCATATGGATTAGATGAGGAGTTATTCAA containing:
- a CDS encoding tryptophan transporter translates to MNTKNLVFMALLVAVGAALYLVIPGYNGGMKPDFMLTMMFIGILLFPQARNVFLLGGTTGVISGIFSSFPGGFVPNVIDKLVTAFVIYAIIVAFKSIRNNLIGSTVLAGIGTILSGTIFLSIAIFILGVDLPFSALFLTVVLPAVAMNGVAFFIIYPIVTTLLKRTSMKTAVTN
- the yhaM gene encoding 3'-5' exoribonuclease YhaM, whose translation is MDYKVGEPVDIYLLIKQATRGITQQGSPFMTLILQDKSGDIEAKLWDTTDQHAATYTAASIVKVGGEIHEYRGKNQLRIKSIRPTKEDEGVSISDLVPSASKTKEVLYEELMQYFFEMKNPHIQRITRHLLKKHQSQFMTYPAATKNHHDYVSGLLDHVVSMLKLGKAIADLYPSINKDLLYAGIILHDIGKVVELSGPVGTQYTIEGNLLGHITIMVNEISIAANELDISGEEVMLLQHMVLSHHGKEEWGSPKRPMLKEAEILHYIDNIDAKMNMLDRALGKAEPGEFTERIFPLDNRSFYKPTFE
- a CDS encoding YtxH domain-containing protein, with the translated sequence MKTSTFLIGLATGAVGAAITVLFSTPQSGSELRSSVRNASTDMKEKFSDLKDKLDNLKDSITYLKKEAKEVIPETIEEMKEVVSDWQQAAAPHRMRMEQEIADIQAAIEDLERSIAAQQK
- a CDS encoding peptidylprolyl isomerase, with translation MRKKAIALTMAASVLALSACSGNKASDDEVIAKSKAGNVTKEELYQEMKDSVGKETLQLLVLEKVLDAKYDVSDKVVDEEINKMKDQLGENFEAYLAQQGQSEESVRKIIKLNSLQEAALTEDVEVTDEELNQRIEMNNTELKVKHIVVEDEKTAQEVKKKLDEGADFAATAKESSIEEAAKETGGDLGWISYASPMDRAFLDGAYALEVNKLSEPVKSDFGYHIIQVTEKRKVEDAKEYSKEEKEDLRKEMKLEKADENAAFDKISKLLKDADVKVEDKDLKSALDMFTQDNSDATDEAPAEETKEEKK
- a CDS encoding HTH-type transcriptional regulator Hpr → MTQSSFPQMEAMIFSQRVAQMSKALWKAVEKDWQAWIKPYDLNINEHHILWIAFHLDGATISDVAKFGVMHVSTAFNFSKKLEQRGYLQFYKKDDDRRNTYIAVTEEGKELLLEMNKNYYTSNHGVLEGSMPIKNLYGKFPEFLEVMSVIKNIYGEDFMEIFERGFRNIEDTFEVEQEEKESVPVEAGTPVEK
- a CDS encoding YjcZ family sporulation protein — encoded protein: MSGYNQGSSGFALIVVLFILLIIVGAAYLY